The genomic window TGACCCATAAACCCCTATGACCCATAAACCCCATATGACCCATAAGCCCCATATGACCTATATGACCCATATCCAATAACATCAAATGTATGGGTCCTATACATAtgggaattttcagtaggggtgCCACAAAACATGTTATGTACAAGTAAAATAATTGATGATTCAATGTGCATATTTTGTTCTTTCAAAGTGGAGGATGTGTCTTGCACAAACATCAGTAAGAGCACTTCTATGTATAACGCAAACAGTAAATGCAACACTTACCTCTGTGCAACGACAAGCATTGCAATAATGTGCTTGCAACGCACTGAATTACCGGCCTTGCACGAACTGTGACCCTGAAAGACCAGAAACTTCTGCGATCACTCATTTTGGAATTTTGCACTTTTTTCAGGTCAGTAAACAACTTTTGTTGACACTGCTTGTTGTTCTTTACTGACTCCGGTTTTCCAGTTCTCCTGGGCGGGAGGAGGGTGGCATGCGAATTAAATATCGATAACTGGGCTCAGAGGATGGCACATAAAATAAGTCCGCCAGTACCGTATCTGTATAAAACTAATGTATGGTTGCTGattggggcatctaaggcttgcgaCTAAAGCCGCGGGACGAGACGGTCACCTTCCGTACTCTTGTTGCACTGCTACACACGCTGAAGCTTTACTTCCTCAAATACCATTTCTATAAAACATGCACCAAGCTTTGTTTTTTGGTGTGCTTTTTGTGACGGACTCGCTGATGGATTCGCAATTTGTTACCACAGCGTGAACTCGCAGTTGCTAGCAGGCGAAAACTAAGATTGCGGACTAAGCAGCAGCCCTGCGAACTTACGCCGTAATTTCGCCACGCTTGCCCAGTTTCGCTAGGGCATAATGCGCTCTTTGTGTTCGCAATGACCATCCGGGACCAAGCAATGACTGGACAAACATAACATTTGCAGCTGCTTAATTCGTGTTAACAGCGTGTCTCCACAACTTCGTGGTACCCAATGGTTGGCAACTATTAGTAACCAGGGTAGAATTATCGAACATTTAACATTGACTTACCGTTGCGATGGATCCGTTGATTCTTAATTCAAACCACAATTCGTGTGGTTTCTGCCGAACTTGCGACGTCTGTATGCACAATCCCTGTATTGTGCACGACGAGGAAGACACCGTTTTCACACCGCAGCACACAATATGTCCCGCgtttaatacccctgtcacacagggcaacttaagtgcacttcgagggagtgcacttcgccgctagtgtcattcacACGCTGTCAgacgggaacgtttagtgacactcgctgcaaagcccacttgccggcgagtgtgttcgccaaactcacttcgccgaggCGGAGTGTCTAAcctcgatagcagtggctcgagaacagataagttattatccaaGGCTGAGTTCATAGTATTTTTAAActatcgttttcgttattaggaatattgttatgcattaaaacatactataccaCTAAAAACTACTTTGTTATTTTCAttctcaggcagtttacagccacagccgccaggggcatgccccaACACACGCTGTGCAATGGCCGCATCTGCTGTGTTTCTacctaaagtttattttaaaggctGCTTAGAGCTATAACACATTATTACGTAAGAAATGTCGCatgaaataacaaatatctgcTGCGCTACTTAAttacccatcgccattaccatcatttccaaagcacactcccctttctcgtgtagcagcgtgCCACCAAAGTGTCATTCTGGTGGCATAAGTGCACTCGATCAAAATGACACTacatttgccagtgtgaccggggtataagaCCTCTTCGCCCTCGATAAGGCCGCGCCCCCAATGTGGGTCAACATAGAGCCAAGGGTGAGGTTGTAACCGCACGCCGCACGAAGACATTGTCATCATGCTCGACACTGCAGACATAATGGCACTTGCATTCGGCGAGGTCAACTTGATCATCTTATGGGCAGCCATATTGAATTTTCGGTGGTGCCACCTATAGGACGTGATAGTTGCGAATAGTTACTGTGAATATGCGAGCAAGtttgttttccacacgaaagcctcaaccaGACCACGGCCGCTCTATGAAAACGCACCGCACGGGGTGCGGCCTGCTACGTCGCTAGAAACCGGCGTGAGCACGGCCAGACTAAAGGGGCGCACGCGCGCACTCCCTTAAGGCCTGCTCTTAGGgtctagttcccacctttcaccaCCGCTAGTTGTGGCGCTGCGGCCCAACCCTCGCCAGTTGAGCTACAGCACGGCCGGGGTAGAGGAGCGGCGCGCGCTCACTTGCCGCTCCTCTAACCCTGCCCTGGCTACAGGTGATACCTCTCCGTGCTAATTTACATGGGCGTCTTCAAACATAAGAGATTTCTTCCCCCTTCTGAATTTCCTGCCTAATAGGGTCCAGCATCGTAACATTATATTCGTGAAGCGCCGAATCATAAGCATTTGAAAGAAACGTTTTAACGCGAGGCATCCGAAGAAAAAATATGCGAATTTATTGTTTCGAATAGTTTTTATTGAATAATACATGCTGCACTTCAAACATTCACTTTAGCAATTTTCAGAACGaaggtaaaaaaataaaacacacaatAGGCATTACTACGTAAACAAGCAACTCgcaggacttttttttttgcttttttgctttctcGTCGAGAAAGGAAAGTTCATTTGGTCACAATCTGATTAATTTTCTAGACGGTTTGTGTGGATAATTGGAGGGCTTCTCTTGTGAGTCGGTGATTTTCGTCGTGTGGTTGATGAGAAGTATTCTCATGAATTTTTCGGCAATTAGAGCTGCGGATCGTTTTGCGTGGCTGTCGTGAACACACTCTGGACAATTTAGTACTGGCGCGCGTTCGAGCCGACGCTCGACGAGTAGCTGAAGAACTTCCAGCGTATTCGTTCTTGGCAGATGCGTTGCCACGCGGTCAAATTAATTAAATTGTTCAAAAGAGCAAGAAACTCTGGCCTTGGATAGCATAGCCCACTCTTGTCTTGGTCTTGCAACAATACGTACAAAGGATTGTCTTTGTTGCATGTTGTGACTAGGATTTCACAGGATCGATACCGCAACCAAAATCTGTTATTAACTTGGCAATGTAGCCGCCAACATATCATATGACAAACCCGAGTAAGTCACCGACCTTGGTGTAGGGGCATGACATTGCGTTAGGTCTTCCAGCTCGTCGTGAAACTTTTCAGACAGTGTGGCTGCCACTTGCTCAGCATCAACATCGGGCGTTTCGGCTTCTTTTGGGCATAATGACTTAGCCTTCACAATCCGATCAAGGGCAGCCGTAACGGCTCTGGCGTCCAATTGGTCATTGCCGCCACACATTTGTCGAATTCGCCCAACAGTGCCTCAATCGGATCGCTATTTAGTTTCTTAGTCAGCACGTAACTGACGCCTTCTTGAAGCAGAAGCGTGTAGTTTCCACAGTGGATTGCGTGGTGAATAGCAACGCTTGAAAGGTCTCTTCTGTGAGAGCGCCGTTGCCTGAGGCGAGTGAACACGACTGTACATTCTTTATGTACACAGTGAACTTGTTTTCAAGCCACAGCAAACGATGATCGCGTGGACTGCAAATCGGCGCCTTGTAACCACTTCCAGCACAGGAAGTATCATGAATATCAAACCATTCCTTTATGGTTTCATGAAACGAATGGTAGCACCCGCGTCTTTGAAAATCATGCAGGTCCCTGTCTCCACGGTAATTCTCCTGCAGATGTTGTACCGCCGCACACACCTGTGGCGAAAACACTTGGACAGCACGCAGCACATTTTGCTTTTCAAGATTCGTCGGATACACATGTTTCCGTGTTAGGTTGCGAGCAAGTTTCACAGTCATCGACTTCTGATACTCGTACAATTTCTGTACTATGTACCACTTATAACGTCGCAAGCCATCCGTGAGCTGCCTTTCGAGGAACTGGCTTCGGATATTTTTGATCACATGGCACGGGTCAAAGCTAAGGAAGATTACCCGGTCAGGGTCATGCGGGTGCGTGATAACCGTGCGCAAGGagccattgcccatgtgttttgAACATCGTGGTGTTTGCCGAGTAGTTGTCGGTTACAATACGAACGATGTTGAAACCACACGACTCGACTGCGGCGATCACTTCTTTTGTCCATTCGAAAAGGTCTTTTCCACTCAGCTGCTTGGTGAAATAATATGAGCAAGGTATCTTATATTGACTGTTTGTGCCACACAGAACAAAGCACAAAACCCTGTTTGCCAAAATACCCTGCGTGTTCGACGCGCTGCTGTCGGGTCTGTCCTTAAAACCAAATACGGCATCTCCTTTTCTGTCATAGATGCATTTTGGCTTAATGCTTGCTTCATCAACAATTAATGATGCCATATGCTGCCTGCTGCTCAGAAGTGACGCTTCGTGAACCAGTCTTGTTCGCATTGCAGCACTCATTCCAGATGAGGTTGGGCTGGGGCCCATGTATTTTTGGAGGGAGCATTTTGCTGGTAAGTTTAGGAGCCCTGACGTTCGAGCATGGTCGTATCCcttcggcgagagaaatctccATATCACACATTCTCGAATTACTTCTTCAGGGTACGTCAGATGCTGCTTCCCGTATCGTTCAATTTGGTGAATCAGGAACACTGCCTTTTTGTGTCCATTCTGCGAGTCCGCCTCGATTTTTCTCACCGAAGCAAGATGTTTGCTTTCGCGATAGAATGCACTGCGCTGCTCTTCCTTGACGAGTTTTTCTAGTAACTTCTGACCCTTGGAACGGTGGTATGACACTTGAGAGCGAAGCCTCGAGATAGTGGAGAGGTACCGGCTTGCACGTTGGTGATCGTTGTTCGTGGTTTGCGTGCTCATGCTTTTGGTGTCTTCGTGGCATTCGACAGACACATTGTCTTCCACAGGCAGCGATTCAAGCGGCTGGGCTTTCCGCTTGATTTGCTTTGGAGGAGGTACAACAGCCCGAGGAGCAGGTCCTTGCGAGGCCTTTTTGCAGGAGGCATCATGTACGCCGGATAGCCTTGGAAAACTGTCGGCACAGCGCCAGGCAAAAGTTTCTTTATGCGGCACCCGGAAGCGTAGTCAGTCGGAAGGAAGTGCTGGCTACACACGACCGTTGACGGCGACTTATCGTTGATAGTTAAATCCTTCCTAGCAATGTTCCTTTGCCATTTGGCGCACAAATCTCCGTCACTCGGAAATTGGTGAAATGAAACACCTGGGCTTTTCCCAGGGCGCGAGCGGCAAAAGGGCACGCAGCAGTACACCATTTCGATGCCGGCCAGTCCACGTGTACCAGTTTAACCCGATGCACCCTGAAAATATTATAACGACGCAATCAGAAATCGATTGAGAAAATTATGCAACTGAAGCGCACAACAAGTATACTTACTTGGTGAAATATAGCAGCGAATGTATTCATTGGTATCGGTGATATTCCACGGCAGATCCAaaacacgtgcggcaagcgtggtcGGTTCACTCGGCCAGAGGCGAGACGTCGACTGAGAAAGAGGAGGGTTGGGAGAGTAGAGGGTTGGTTCGAAGCGCCCCCACTCGGCGACCGCTGCAACGAGCTGTGAAGAATTTGCCCTATTGTTCCCTCCTTGGGTGCGCAGGCCGtaaggaagtgcgcgcgtgccgcCACTGTAGTCCGGCCGTGCCACTGGTTACGTGCAGTAGTGATGGAAGGGGAGTGGCCTTGCATGGAAGGCGTGGCTTCACGCAAGAACGCCTTCGTTGGCGACACGTTTTATGCAGGTTGTCACAGGTGTTCATCAAAGAAAAAGGACACCTGTTGATCGGAACTCTTTATAACACACATGTGCACTGTTCATTCAACGTGCAGGATATGTTGACTGTTCATTCACTGGCAAACAATTTTTCTGGGGTTAAATGTTTAAAGCTAGGAAGTGATGGTCGACACCCAAAACGATTGTTGCCATTTCATTCATATCGGCTTGCAGTGCACACGTTTGATGTATGTGCGCCACTTCGTTAATCATTTTTGAAAATTAATACAAGAGTCGTTAACAAAGCAGGTGTATGTTTAGGTTGCACACAACCAGAAAACGCCATGCGATATGTCAGCCATTGTCTCCACTGTTTTTCTAGAAAATTCCAGCATGTGTTGTCACAGGTGATACATGTCATTCATGAGGGATGATACGTGCCCTGAGGCACCCTGTGCAAGGCACGGCATCAAAAGAAGGTGTTGTCTTCTAATGTTACGTTATCACATTATGTTGGCATCTACAGAAATGGCTTTTAAAAGTTTTAGGCAATGATTTTTGAGTGAAAACAAGACACTTGGGGAAAAAGATGTCCATATAATGGCCTGGCAGATGAATCGCAATGTGTGCGACTTGGCTTTGAGTCCAATAAGGAATTGCCTTGCGACAAATTTTATTCAGAAATTTGTTGCCCCCTTAGTTATGACGGATTACTTTCATCACATTAGAACTTCTTTACCTGGTTGGTATTTGCTGTGAGACACAATTGCTGCTAGAAACATGTGCAGAAAGTATGGATGGAACACAGTAACATGGGTGGCGAGAGTAGTACTGTTTGTGGCTAGAAGGCTGTGGCATTTAACAGCTGTGCTGGTGTCAAGGGTTCAGAGTCCCAGCTGATAAAATTTGATAACGCTTGTTGATCACTTTTGTGTGCATATTAAGGAAATCCTAATAAATCTGGAGCTTCATTATGTTGGCTCTTGTACTTCACTATGCAGCTATATGACATCATCCTCGTAAGTTAAATTGAAAATTTCATTCTCTATTCCAGGGCCTCATTTTTGTCGTCGACAGCAACGACAGGGAACGAATCACCGAGGCACAGGATGaactgcagaagatggtgggttaAGTTTGTTGTGCAGTGGTTGCATGTGTAATGGAAAAAGGGTCGCGCATAATGACTCTGACCGGTCTTGGTCTATTTTTTTCACAGCTCAGCGAAGATGAACTGCGAGATGCTATCCTACTGCTCTTTGCCAACAAACAAGACTTGCCTAATGCCATGCCTGTAGGAGAACTTACTGAAAAGCTGGGTCTGAACCAGCTGAGAAACCGAAGGGTGAGTGCATTTGTTTGATTTTAtgctatttttattttatttttttactgtagTCCTGATTGGTTGGCTGCAATGTTCTGTGAACATGTTTTCAGTTGTGCTGATAATGCCTGGTTTATGGATTCCATGTTGCTAAAATGCCATTGAATGACGGTGGCCTCCCCTTGCCGGCTATGCATAAACAATGAGGCGCATAGCACCGAGAAGGTCAACTGCATACTCCTTGCTGTCATTGTAACTGAGCAGCAGCGTTTGCTTCAGCGGATTGTAGCGATATGTGAAGTACAACACCTTGATCCATCCATCCACTGCGATTGTGATGTCATGTAAGGAGGCAGAAATGCTAGCTTAAATGCCTGAAGGTCCTGAATGTCATCATGCACTGAGCAATTACCTATGACAGTGTGCTGCGTCGGCGGCTGCAAACTTGTGGTCACAGTTCCACACATCCTCTTCAGAAATCATGGCTGTTATCTGAGCTTTCTTATTGTTCATATAATTAAGTCGTCCTTGGGGTGGCATTCATGCATTTTGAAAGCAATGAGGCATCATTGCCAGCAAAACAAACTAGGCATTGTTCTGTCACATTGGAACAACCCTTATTTTTGCTTCCTTCGTTCTAGTACGTTTAACAGAAAGCATTGCTATGCACACCTTTgctattatacagggtgttttttttttggacaatacagatttttagtAAAAATTCTGACAGTCATACTCCAGTATAGTGTTCGCGCACATATATATTCTGTCGAAGTGTAAATTCTTTGCTGCAACTGAAATGTAATTGATGAGACTCattaacaaaaacttgttaaCTGTAATGTAATTGATGATACTAATTACcaaaaacttgttaattaactttttaattattgatttgAGGGAGTTGTTCATATGAGAAAGTTGTAGtgtgtgccaatttatggcatacccattttttagaaatcatgaaagttgcaCGAAATTCCAGGTATTAATTATTGAATTTTAATGGTGAAACGAAAACTGATTACGCCCGGCGTGCAGAAAACGCAgcctctctgttacgtcagaTTGGAACTACCTGTGACAAGGAACTGATGAAATTTCAATGAAAGTGCGTCGTGCCTGTATCATTCCATGAAAAGCAGCAAGTAATCTCACTTGTGGGAATTGCTTTACCTTTGCGTGTGgtttggtgctcatctgtttctttcgagctgtgcaaaagaaaccgcaatatcaaccttttcttctGTGAAGAATAAAACTCGGGGGTAGCAACTGCAGCTCTTCTTGCAGAGAAGTGAAATAGTTTTTTCGCTCCTGTTTATAGATtaaaaacagataagcaccacacattGGACCCAAGAATAAGCTGTCTATGTATTGCAGAATGCTTGCTGATTTTCCTGACCTTGATTCAAGTTTCATCACTTCCTTGTTGCGTGTAGTTCCggtcttacgtaacagagaagccgCGTTTTTTTGTGCACCTGGCGCAATCAGTTTAGATTTCGCCCtgaaaattcgatgatgaatgtCTCGAATTACGTGAGACTTTTTGCCATTTCTAAAGAATGGGTAAGCCATCAATTGGCGCACACAACTTTCTAATagaaacaactgccctcaagtcaataatgaaAAGGTTaacgagcttttgttaattagtctcgtGTATGTCATTTTACTTGGGGGCAAGGTATTTCCACTTCGACAGGGTACGTGTGCGAGaacgactggagcgtgactgtcatagaatttttataaaaatatcTGTATTGCCTAAAAAAACACCCCATATATCTTTGCCACATGGACACAAGAAATGGCCTCTAGTTTTTTCCTTCCAAGTTCTTTAATGGCGTTATATTCTTTGACAGAGCTTCCTTATGTCCACGTATTTCACATGATGATACCGACAGAAGGTTCTCAACTGTgcagatt from Rhipicephalus sanguineus isolate Rsan-2018 unplaced genomic scaffold, BIME_Rsan_1.4 Seq6339, whole genome shotgun sequence includes these protein-coding regions:
- the LOC119377961 gene encoding ADP-ribosylation factor 4-like, encoding SLFQGLIFVVDSNDRERITEAQDELQKMLSEDELRDAILLLFANKQDLPNAMPVGELTEKLGLNQLRNRRWYIQSTCATQGQGLYEGLDWLSNELSKAK